DNA sequence from the Pedobacter sp. W3I1 genome:
GCATCTTGTAGTTTGGCAACATCCCTAGGATTTTCCATATCAAGATATATATACTCATTGCTTAAATCTTTTCCCAGCGCAGTTTTTCCGACCTGTCGCGGTCCGAGAATAGCAATAGCTGGAGTTTTTTAAGCCTATTTCTTAATTGGGATGCAAGATTTCTAATAATCAACATACACAAATATATGTACTAACCTAGTAAATCAAAAGTTTAACTTTTGATTTACTAGGTTAGTGTGTCTTTAATTTATTTAAATAGAAATTTGAATATTGAAGGTATAAAATTCTGATGGGAATAATTTCTTCTTACCACAACTTTCCTGACTTTCTCCTGTTTTAGACTTTGCAGCCTAAATCGTATATTTCCTCCCGGCCGTTTATGTTTTTATAAGCGGAGGAGAGAACATTAAAATTGATTTAAAGATCAATTTTAACTAAGTTTGGTATACTCATGAAATTTAAAATCACCTCAGAATATCAACCCACCGGAGATCAGCCAAGCGCTATAAAACAATTGGTAGATGGCGTAAATGCCAACGAACATTATCAAACTTTATTAGGGGTTACGGGATCGGGAAAAACATTTACGATAGCCAATGTGATTGAGCAGACACAGAAACCCACCTTAATTTTAAGTCACAATAAAACTTTGGCGGCGCAGCTTTACGGCGAGTTCAAAAATTTCTTTCCTGAAAACTCAGTGAATTATTTTGTTTCTTATTACGATTATTATCAACCAGAAGCTTTTATCGCATCAAGCAATACTTATATCGAAAAAGATCTGAGTATAAACGAAGAAATTGAAAAACTCCGGTTACGCACTACATCTTCGTTAATGAGCGGTAGACGCGATATTATAGTGGTATCATCCATCTCCTGTATTTATGGTATGGGTAATCCGGAAGATTTTTCACGGATGGTTTTCCGTTTTGGCGTGGGCTTACGGATTTCGAGGAATGCTTTTTTGCATAGCTTGGTAGAGATTTTATATTCCAGAACTACAACAGACTTCAAGCGCGGAACCTTTAGGGTTAAAGGTGATACGGTCGATATCTATCCTGCATATCTTGATCATGCTTATCGGATTTCATTTTTCGGTGATGATATTGAAGAACTTTCAGCCATTGATCCCGTTTCTGGTAAAACAATAGAGAAGCTGGAAGACATGGCCATTTATCCTGCCAATCTTTTCGTCACGCCAAAAGACAGATTTAATTCATCTATCTGGGGAATACAAGAAGAGCTGGAAATTCGTAAGAACCAATTAATTGCAGACAGGCATTTGTTGGAAGCAAAACGTCTGGAAGAACGTACTAATTTCGATATCGAAATGATGAAAGAATTGGGTTATTGTTCTGGTATCGAAAACTACTCCCGTTTCTTCGATGGAAGGCAACCCGGCATGCGCCCTTTCTGTTTGTTAGATTATTTTCCGGAAGATTATTTAATGGTGATAGATGAAAGTCATGTTACCGTTCCGCAAATCAGGGCCATGTATGGCGGAGATAGGTCTCGAAAATTATCTTTGGTTGAATATGGCTTCCGTTTACCAGCCGCATTGGATAACCGACCTTTAAACTTTAACGAATTCGAAGCCCTTGCCCCACAAACCATTTATGTAAGTGCAACGCCTGCCGAATACGAACTGGAAAAGTCAGAAGGTGTGGTAGTAGAGCAGGTAATTAGGCCAACCGGATTATTGGACCCTGTTATAGAGATTAGACCTGCAATTAACCAGGTTGATGATCTTTTAGATGAAATCGATATTACCATCAAAGAGGGTGGACGTATTCTGGTTACTACTTTAACCAAACGTATGGCTGAAGAATTAACGAAATACCTGGATCGTTTAAATATCAAAACCAGGTATATCCACTCCGAAATTAAAACCTTAGAACGTGTAGAAATTCTTCGTGGTTTACGTTTAGGAGAATTTGATGTGTTAGTTGGGATTAACCTCTTGCGTGAAGGTTTGGATTTACCTGAGGTTACTTTGGTGGCTATTTTAGATGCAGATAAAGAAGGTTTCTTGAGGTCTGAAAAATCGCTGATCCAAACCATTGGACGCGCTGCCCGGAACGATAAAGGCCGTGTAATTATGTACGCCGATAGCATTACAGATAGCATGTCGAAAACCATCTCTGAAACGAACAGGCGTAGGGATATACAGATTGCTTATAATCTTGAACATGGCATTACGCCTAAAACCGTTGGTAAATCAAGAGAAGCAATTTTAGAACAGACCTCAGTGCTCGATTTCTCGCAAAAAGCAAGCGATAACAAAGCAAGAGCTTATGTCGAAAATGCAGAAATCAGTATTGCAGCAGATCCAATTGTACAGTATATGGGTAAAGCGGAACTGCAGAGGGCAATTGATACGACCAGGAAGGATATGCAAAAAGCCGCAAAAGACATGGACTTTTTGCAGGCAGCCAAACTGCGTGATGAAATGTTTGCTTTAGAGAAAATGTTTAACGAGAAGTTCGGCAAGTAACGTTTTAGTTTTAAAGAATGATTTTTAGATAATTTGGATTACAATTGCAATTCAATAAGTTATCTAAAAATCATCAAATGAAATCTTTAAAACTAGTGACGCTGATCGTACTCGGCGTTATGGGTCTGAAAAGTCAGGCCCAAAATTCTGCGACAATATCCCTGCCGCTTGCAGGCAATGCTTACAGTTCTCTACATCAGGATTCTGAAAGGACCCTGTCTAATAGAGGAATTATAAACTGGTCTAATCCAAAAGAATATTTTACGGTGTATTTCAGGGTTTCCAGGCCGGGTACCGTAGTTATTTCACTAAACGATAAACCTATTGCCGAGGGCCAATCTATCCTGGAATTTGCGATCAATAATCAACCTAAAAAAGTAAGTATCGATGAAACTAAAGCTTTCGATGGCAAGATTGGCGAATGGACCGTTAAAGATACCGGCTATGTTGCCCTAACCATTAAAGGAATTAGCAAAAGTGCTGGCAGATTTCCTTCAATACAAACCTTAACCATCAGCGGTACAGCTCTTGAAGGCAAAACGGCCTATGTTAAAAACAACGAAGGTAACTTCTTTCATTGGGGCAGACGCGGGCCATCAGTTCATTTAAACTACCAACAACCAGAAAATGTAAATGCAGAGTGGTACTACAATGAGGTAACCGTACCAAAAGGTGAAGATATTTTAGGCTCTTACTTTATGGCGAATGGATTTGGTGAAGGTTATTTCGGTATGCAGGTAAATAGTCCAACAGAACGACATATCTTGTTTTCGGTATGGAGCCCTTTCCATACCGATGATCCTAAAAGCATTCCGGAATCGCATAAGATTAAAATGCTTAAGAAAGGAGAAGGTGTACACACAGGAGAATTTGGTAATGAAGGCGCAGGAGGTCAGAGTTACCTGAACTATATGTGGAAGGCAGGAAACACCTATAAATTCTTGTTGCATGGTGCGCCTGGAAAAGATAGCCTAACCACGTATACGGCTTATTTCTTTGCGCCCGAAACCAATAAATGGCAGTTGATAGCCAGTTTTACCAGGCCACAGACTAAAACTTATTTAAAACGCTTCCATTCCTTTTTAGAAAATTTCTCACCTGTGCAGGGAGACTTATCGCGAAAAGTTTTGTTTAATAACCAATGGATCTGCGATGATAAAGGCACTTGGATTGAATTAAAATCTGCGCGCTTTACTACCGATAATACAGGAACAAAAGGATATCGGATGGACTATCAGGGGGGAGTAGATAAGGACGCCTTTTATTTAAAGAACGGTGGTTTCTTTAACGATTATACCACACCAGGAAAAATCTTTACCAGAAGCACTCCAGGTAAAAAACCCGAAATAGATTTCAATAAATTACCCTAACACTCAAAATAATTATGGAATTTTGAGGCTTTAATCATTATCTTATTTCAGCATACATGGACGGGCAAAACAGAAAAGACATTTATCCAGGATTAGAAGTCGGAATTATTTTAAAGAAAGATCAACGATCAGGAAACATCACTTATGGCGTGGTGAAAGATCTGCTTACTTCATCCGCATTTCATTCAAGAGGGATAAAAGTGAGGCTCGAAGATGGCCAGGTTGGCCGCGTAGCTGAAATTATTGAAGATTAATGGCGATATTAAAACCTTTATGGGCTTATTTACGTATTATATTTGTAATCAAAATGCAATTAAAGGCTCAATAAGTAACAAAATAAATTTTATGACGTCTATATTTGTAACAACAGTAATTTAAAGAATGGCATTAGTAAAATTTATTTTCATCACAATATTGGTACTTTGGCTGATCAGAATGTTGATTAGGTTAATTCTGCCAATGCTGTTTAATAACCTGGCCAGCAAAATGCAAAGTCAGGCTACAGGCCAGCAACAACAAAGACGGTCAAAACCCGAAGGCGCTATTTCGATAGATTATATGCCTCCAAAGCCTGATCAAAGTAAAACAGATAAACTCGGCGACTTCGTAGACTACGAAGAAGTGAAATAAAACTAAACCCTGAACTTGTTTCAGGGTTTTTTGTTTAAAGGAGGCTGTGTCATAAATTGTAATTCACTTTTATTTTGTCACGTTGAGCCTGTCGAAACGCCTTGTAAGGCATTTAAAACGGGTCCTTCGACCAGCTACCATTGATAGATTCTTATAGAAGGGTCGTCATTGCGAGGAGGAACGACGAAGCAATCTTTCCTGCTAGTGATCCTGCTATAAAGATTGCTTCGTCGGCTGAAAAAGCCTTCTCGCAATGACGATAATCTGAGGAGATTTATCTCCTTAAATCTCTTGTCATTAATATTGATTTTTATATAATAAATTAACCCTCAGGATGACAATTCTATATTTAGGACACAGACTCTTTTTTGTTTGAATTCAAAAAGCAATAATTTAAAGTATATAGTTTAAGTTTAATACTTTTAACTCTCAACTCGAAAACCAAAAATATACTGGCAACTATGAAATACTTTATTGTTTTTATCTCCTTGTGGATGATAAGTGCGAAATGCTTTAGCCAAACAAAACAGGATAGTTTAGAAATCAAACGTGCAGTCCTTGATTATATAGAATCGCAACATAGCCCAAACCCTAAACAAATGGAGCAAGCTTTGCACCCAAGGCTGGTTAAACGCACATTTTGGACGGATAAGGAAACCAACAAAGATTATGTTCGTGAAACCTCTGCAGAATCGATGGTTATCTTAGCTGAAAGCTATAACCGCAAAAAAGATAAATTCCCTGCTGTTCCTAAAAAGGAGATTAAAATGCTTGATATTTCTGAGAAAACAGCTTCGGTTAAACTAATAGCAGATGAATGGATAGATTACATGCATCTTGTTAAATTAAATGGTGCCTGGAAGATTATTAATGTGCTTTGGCAATTTAATGATAGCGCAAGGCACAAATAGCACACATTAACCTTCAGCTTGAAATTTGATTTCCTTATTTCTTTTCTCAATTAGTTTCAACATGTAATTTTTAAGAAATATTTTTTCTACAAGCCAGCCTAATAAGCCAAAAGGTGCCTGAAACTCAAAAACATCGGTCATTTCTGTCTGAGAATCTATTGTTATGAACTGGTGTTGGTGATGGAGTTTTTTAAAGGGACCTTTCACCATCTCGTCTACAAATAGCTTTGGATATTCCATTGTGCTAATCTTATTTGTCATTTCGAATGGAATGCCAAAATGCCTGGCTCGCCAGGTAACCGATTCATTTAAATCGATCAAACCACTTTTTTTTCCAGCTATTGCTTTTTCTCCAGAGGCTTTCATTGATTGTAAGTGGAGATCGATACTTCTGGCCAGATCGAAACAATTTTCAATTCGGGCGTTAATCAATGTTTTTAAGATAATTGTAGGCATCACTGTTAACTTTAGGCTTTTTCTACACTTTCATCTTCTTTGGTCTTTCAGCTTTAGTCTTTTCGGCCATCTCTTGTTTTAATTTTATGTTTTCAGTAAAAAAATGAAAGACATGGTTAAAAAATTAAACTAAACTTGAGGGTAAAACTTTTTAGGGTTTAGCGCTTGGCGTTTAGGGTGAATATGTCTTGATACTCGATACTTACTACTTGATACTCAAATCTTACTAATCAATACCTCTCTCTCAAATCTATTTAAACACCTTCAATACCGAACCCCAGAACCAGCTTTCTTCGGCTTTAAGCATCGTTTCTAACGTTTCATCTACGTTAACAGCCAGTTTGTTAATATCGCTTACTGATTTTTTGAAGGTTTTAAACGCCGGGTCTTTTTCATCACCTACTACCGTTGACAGCTCATTCAAAACTTTTAAAATAGGTTCTAATTCTCTTTTTTTTCGTTCTTTGGCTACCTGACGGGAAATATTCCAAACATCCTTATCGGCAAAAAAATATTCTTTGCGCTCACCGGCTTTGTGTTGTTTTTCAATTAAGCCCCATCCAATTAAATCGCGCAGCGTCATGTTGGCATTGCCCCTGGAAATACTAAGCGCTTCCATAATTTCTTCGGTGGTAAGTGCTTCAGGCGTAATTAACAATAGTGCATGTACCTGGGCCATGGTGCGGTTAATTCCCCATTCGGAGCCTAATTTACCCCAGGCTTCTATAAATTTTAATTTCGCTGCTGCTAGTTCCATACACAAATATAAATTTATTTTTAAACTTTCAATAATTCTTGAAAGTTTGTTTGTTTGAAGCTATTTGCTCTCGCGTTGTATTTTATCTAACACCATCTGCCAGCTGGTATCATTGTTATTTACTTTTTTTAACAGATCAGCGTGTGCCCTATCGAAATAGACAGATAGTTTTATTACAGGTAAAGCCAAATCTGGTTTAAACATAGTCCCCGGAGCAAACCCTGGTTCATTATTCTTCGCCCGGTCGCGGTCGAATTTAACGGTGGTATTTACATATTCTTCGTGTTGTTTTTCGCCATTGATGTATGGAATCAGCCATTCTACCGATTTTTTGATCGACGATCCTTTTGGCGACTCGTAGTTATAAAAATTAGTACCGTTTGCCCTATCAATTATAATGGCCAACTTTAGCATAGGTTCCAGGTCGTAAATGTGGTAATGCATGGCATCGCGCTCTTTAAAATCCAAACTTGTTCCATCGGGATATAAATTGATATTAATGTGGCTCTTCAAATTTTCGATGGTCCATTTAATAAAATTTTGATTGTTTAAGGTATAACCAATTTCACCAACTTCTTTTAGCCGGTGGGCGTTCCAATTATTAATGGCCGTGGCTCTCCCTGCTTTCATTCGTTTGCTGTTAATTTCTGCCCAGGCCGTTTCAGTAAGCCATTGCTCAATCTGTTTTTTATCAGCTGTTGGGATATCTTTTTTAATCAGATCGAAAGCTTCAATGGCTTTATCCAGATTGGTATCGTCAATAGGATCGCCATTCGGTTTATTGATTTTGGCCCATGCATCAAGAAATTCTACACATTTGTTTAAATATTTTTGATCATCGGTAATCCGGTATTGTAAGGCCAGTGCAAACATTTTGTTCATATCAGCCAGCGCTAATCTGGTCTTTTCTTTTTTTGGATTTCCTTTCAATAATCCTTCAGTTCTGATGGTATCAATGGGGTTCGGTTGTTCGTTTAGATAATTTAATGTCGATTTTTCAAAGCCCAGGTATAGTTTTTGGGTTTCCCCATCATTTTTGATCTGGCTTTTCAGCTTTTTAATTTCATTGATATTTAAACTGACGAGCTGCGAAAACGAAGAAAAAGTTAATAAAGCCAGCGCGATTGTAACCACAAACTTTCTCATAATAAATAGGTTGAATTTTTATTCTTTGTTACAAATCTAATTTTTTATTCAGCATGCATTTAATTTATTACTTTTTTATACCGCCCAATTTTTTATTTTTGACGTTCGTTTAAACTTAAACAAACCTTAATGAATAACTGGTTTAATAAAAATGGCATTCACTTAGCCATTATTGCATTTTTTGTAGTCATCACTTTTGCCTACTTCAGTCCTGTTTTGGTAGGTAAAGCCCCTGCGCAAAGCGATGTGATCCAATCGCAAGCGATGCAAAAGGAAATTATGGACTTTAAAGAAAAGGATGGTAAGGCACCACTCTGGACCAACCAGATGTTTAGCGGTATGCCTGCCTATCAAATTTGGGTACCTTATGCCTATAATGGTGCTACTTATGGAATTGCTTTAATTACCAAAGCCTTGCCAAATCCAACAGGTACAGTTCTTTTATTGCTTTTAGGGGCTTATTTCTTGTTTATTGTATTAAAGGTTAATCCCTGGTTAGCTGCGGCAGGTGCAATTGCGTTTACATTTACGATGTACAATTTTGTGTTAATTGCCAGCGGGCATAGTAGCAAGGCCCTGGCGATTGGTTTTTTCGCGCCAATAATAGCCAGTATATTGTTAACCCTAAGGGGCAGATATTGGTATGGAGCGAGTTTAACGGCGCTATTCTTAGCGCTTGAAATAAGAACTAACCACGTCCAAATGACATATTATTTGATGTTGGCTATTTTTATTTTTGTTATTGTAGAGTTTTACCAGGCATTTAAAAACAAAACCGTTTCAAATCTATTAAGATCGTTCGCTTTTCTTGCTTTTTCGGTAGCTATCGCAATAATGATTAACGCCAGTTTGTTATGGTCTACCGCAGAATATGCGAAAGAAACAAACCGTGGCAAATCGAACCTAACCACTACAGAATCAGCACCAGCAGAAAAAGGGGCGGGCATGTCAAAAGAATATGCTTACCAATGGAGCCAAGGTGTTGGCGAAAGTTTTACCTTTTTAATTCCGGATTTATACGGAGGTGCTTCAGGAGTAGATAAGTTGGTGAAACCTGAAGGGAATATGTATAAAGCTGTTGCCGAAATTACAGGAGGAGACCCTACTCAAACCGCACAAGCGATCCAGCAATTGGGAGGGCAACTAAATATGCAACAGTATTGGGGTGAGAAACCATTTACCCAGGGAGGCTATTATTTCGGTGCAATTATCTGTTTCTTATTTGTTTTTGGCTTGTTCATTGTTCGTAGCCAGTTAAAATGGT
Encoded proteins:
- a CDS encoding DUF3472 domain-containing protein; amino-acid sequence: MKSLKLVTLIVLGVMGLKSQAQNSATISLPLAGNAYSSLHQDSERTLSNRGIINWSNPKEYFTVYFRVSRPGTVVISLNDKPIAEGQSILEFAINNQPKKVSIDETKAFDGKIGEWTVKDTGYVALTIKGISKSAGRFPSIQTLTISGTALEGKTAYVKNNEGNFFHWGRRGPSVHLNYQQPENVNAEWYYNEVTVPKGEDILGSYFMANGFGEGYFGMQVNSPTERHILFSVWSPFHTDDPKSIPESHKIKMLKKGEGVHTGEFGNEGAGGQSYLNYMWKAGNTYKFLLHGAPGKDSLTTYTAYFFAPETNKWQLIASFTRPQTKTYLKRFHSFLENFSPVQGDLSRKVLFNNQWICDDKGTWIELKSARFTTDNTGTKGYRMDYQGGVDKDAFYLKNGGFFNDYTTPGKIFTRSTPGKKPEIDFNKLP
- a CDS encoding alginate lyase family protein yields the protein MRKFVVTIALALLTFSSFSQLVSLNINEIKKLKSQIKNDGETQKLYLGFEKSTLNYLNEQPNPIDTIRTEGLLKGNPKKEKTRLALADMNKMFALALQYRITDDQKYLNKCVEFLDAWAKINKPNGDPIDDTNLDKAIEAFDLIKKDIPTADKKQIEQWLTETAWAEINSKRMKAGRATAINNWNAHRLKEVGEIGYTLNNQNFIKWTIENLKSHININLYPDGTSLDFKERDAMHYHIYDLEPMLKLAIIIDRANGTNFYNYESPKGSSIKKSVEWLIPYINGEKQHEEYVNTTVKFDRDRAKNNEPGFAPGTMFKPDLALPVIKLSVYFDRAHADLLKKVNNNDTSWQMVLDKIQRESK
- a CDS encoding SRPBCC family protein, with amino-acid sequence MPTIILKTLINARIENCFDLARSIDLHLQSMKASGEKAIAGKKSGLIDLNESVTWRARHFGIPFEMTNKISTMEYPKLFVDEMVKGPFKKLHHQHQFITIDSQTEMTDVFEFQAPFGLLGWLVEKIFLKNYMLKLIEKRNKEIKFQAEG
- a CDS encoding DUF4834 family protein encodes the protein MALVKFIFITILVLWLIRMLIRLILPMLFNNLASKMQSQATGQQQQRRSKPEGAISIDYMPPKPDQSKTDKLGDFVDYEEVK
- a CDS encoding YwbE family protein, encoding MDGQNRKDIYPGLEVGIILKKDQRSGNITYGVVKDLLTSSAFHSRGIKVRLEDGQVGRVAEIIED
- a CDS encoding nuclear transport factor 2 family protein, which gives rise to MKYFIVFISLWMISAKCFSQTKQDSLEIKRAVLDYIESQHSPNPKQMEQALHPRLVKRTFWTDKETNKDYVRETSAESMVILAESYNRKKDKFPAVPKKEIKMLDISEKTASVKLIADEWIDYMHLVKLNGAWKIINVLWQFNDSARHK
- a CDS encoding GbsR/MarR family transcriptional regulator, whose amino-acid sequence is MELAAAKLKFIEAWGKLGSEWGINRTMAQVHALLLITPEALTTEEIMEALSISRGNANMTLRDLIGWGLIEKQHKAGERKEYFFADKDVWNISRQVAKERKKRELEPILKVLNELSTVVGDEKDPAFKTFKKSVSDINKLAVNVDETLETMLKAEESWFWGSVLKVFK
- the uvrB gene encoding excinuclease ABC subunit UvrB, which encodes MKFKITSEYQPTGDQPSAIKQLVDGVNANEHYQTLLGVTGSGKTFTIANVIEQTQKPTLILSHNKTLAAQLYGEFKNFFPENSVNYFVSYYDYYQPEAFIASSNTYIEKDLSINEEIEKLRLRTTSSLMSGRRDIIVVSSISCIYGMGNPEDFSRMVFRFGVGLRISRNAFLHSLVEILYSRTTTDFKRGTFRVKGDTVDIYPAYLDHAYRISFFGDDIEELSAIDPVSGKTIEKLEDMAIYPANLFVTPKDRFNSSIWGIQEELEIRKNQLIADRHLLEAKRLEERTNFDIEMMKELGYCSGIENYSRFFDGRQPGMRPFCLLDYFPEDYLMVIDESHVTVPQIRAMYGGDRSRKLSLVEYGFRLPAALDNRPLNFNEFEALAPQTIYVSATPAEYELEKSEGVVVEQVIRPTGLLDPVIEIRPAINQVDDLLDEIDITIKEGGRILVTTLTKRMAEELTKYLDRLNIKTRYIHSEIKTLERVEILRGLRLGEFDVLVGINLLREGLDLPEVTLVAILDADKEGFLRSEKSLIQTIGRAARNDKGRVIMYADSITDSMSKTISETNRRRDIQIAYNLEHGITPKTVGKSREAILEQTSVLDFSQKASDNKARAYVENAEISIAADPIVQYMGKAELQRAIDTTRKDMQKAAKDMDFLQAAKLRDEMFALEKMFNEKFGK